In Streptomyces capitiformicae, one genomic interval encodes:
- a CDS encoding serine hydroxymethyltransferase, with translation MTTTTSSSGVLAGYASLGARRLATADPQLSGLLEREHARQNDTLAMVAASSSADPSVLACAGATISNVTTEGYPGARYHAGCELVDEVERLAVARARSLFDARYANVQPHSGSTANQIVLCTLMKPGDTLLGMELSAGGHLTHGSPASVTGRFFHAVGYGTGADGTLDYDQVAELARAHRPKVIVCGASAYPRTVDFPRFRRIADEVGAYLLADISHIAGLVAAGLHPSPVDHAHATTTSTYKQLYGPRGGLILLGRDADVPLPGTRRTLAQAISHGTFPFLQGTPDLGAVAAKARAFDIAAQPEFRTLAQRVVSDARELADAFTGLGHTLVTGGTDNHLVLLNLGPSGLTGAIAETALADCGIVVNRNRIPDDPHGPRVTSGIRFGTNTLALRAMGPAEMRRCAALVDRVLGAVVPHGEREFTLDPAVRAEVRGEVTRLCREFPLPHHLPA, from the coding sequence ATGACAACCACCACGTCGAGCAGCGGCGTCCTGGCTGGCTACGCGAGCCTCGGCGCGCGGCGCCTGGCCACCGCGGACCCGCAGCTCTCCGGCCTGCTGGAGCGCGAACACGCCCGGCAGAACGACACCCTGGCCATGGTGGCCGCCTCCAGCAGCGCCGACCCCTCGGTCCTGGCCTGCGCCGGGGCCACCATCTCCAACGTCACCACCGAGGGCTACCCCGGCGCCCGCTACCACGCGGGCTGCGAGCTGGTCGACGAGGTCGAACGACTGGCGGTGGCCCGGGCCCGGTCCCTGTTCGACGCCCGGTACGCCAACGTGCAACCGCACTCCGGCAGCACCGCCAACCAGATCGTGCTGTGCACCCTGATGAAGCCGGGCGACACCCTGCTCGGCATGGAGCTGAGTGCCGGCGGACACCTCACCCACGGCTCCCCGGCCTCCGTCACCGGCCGCTTCTTCCACGCGGTCGGCTACGGCACCGGCGCCGACGGCACACTGGACTACGACCAGGTCGCCGAACTGGCCCGCGCGCACCGGCCCAAGGTGATCGTCTGCGGAGCGAGCGCCTACCCGCGCACCGTGGACTTCCCCCGCTTCCGCCGGATCGCCGACGAGGTCGGCGCCTATCTCCTCGCCGACATCTCGCACATCGCCGGCCTGGTCGCCGCGGGACTGCACCCCAGCCCGGTCGACCACGCCCACGCCACCACCACCAGCACCTACAAGCAGCTCTACGGGCCGCGCGGCGGCCTGATCCTGCTCGGCCGGGACGCCGACGTACCGCTGCCCGGCACCCGGCGCACCCTGGCCCAGGCGATCTCCCACGGCACCTTCCCCTTCCTCCAGGGCACCCCGGACCTGGGCGCGGTCGCGGCGAAGGCACGTGCCTTCGACATCGCCGCGCAGCCGGAGTTCCGAACCCTGGCCCAGCGCGTCGTGTCGGACGCGCGGGAACTCGCGGACGCCTTCACCGGCCTCGGCCACACCCTGGTCACCGGCGGCACCGACAACCACCTGGTGCTGCTGAACCTCGGCCCCAGCGGCCTGACCGGCGCGATCGCCGAGACCGCACTGGCCGACTGCGGGATCGTGGTCAACCGCAACCGGATCCCCGACGACCCGCACGGACCCCGGGTCACCAGCGGCATCCGCTTCGGCACCAACACCCTCGCGCTGCGCGCCATGGGACCGGCCGAGATGCGCCGCTGCGCCGCACTGGTCGACAGAGTGCTCGGGGCCGTTGTGCCCCACGGCGAGCGCGAGTTCACCCTCGATCCCGCCGTACGCGCCGAAGTGCGCGGCGAAGTCACCCGGCTCTGCCGGGAGTTCCCGCTGCCGCACCACCTGCCGGCCTGA
- a CDS encoding non-ribosomal peptide synthetase → MSQSPQRTALSSDKRRLLAKLLQQQGLTRTADLIARRPEGARLPLSFAQQRLWFVEQFTGPSPLYTIACTVRLTGRLDTAALEGALGRVVARHEALRTTFRMADGSPEQVVHVPARVALPLTDLSDLADDARNTALAELTEQESRRPFDLVAGPLLRGSLAKLADEEHVLLLAIHHIVADGWSLDILVRELAHHYRTGQAEPSALPELDIQYADFALWQHERVSGDALEAQLAHWRERLAGAPSTVDLPTDRPRTARQSFAGASFPWRLDGDLATRLTTLAREHDATLYMALLAGFMAVAHRWSGQEDLVVGSPVANRNHPQTEGLIGFFVNMLPMRADLSGNPTFRELMGRVRESALAAYAHQDVPFERIVEEVRPDRDAGGRTPFANLLLVLQNTPQTRIELPGLRMDVAAVDTGTAKFDLHLQVTETPQGLTGLADYSTELYEERTVRRFIDQWLRLLAAAVADPDTRLEALPLLSGAERSAELAAGTAARPATEAGARSLPAAFAEQVRLRPDAVAVGCGAQRLTYAELDRRSDALARRLRDLGVGPESRVAICVEPSVRLVTGILGILKSGGAYVPLDPRHPAERLAFTLADSGAVALVADPEHAALADGIAVLDADPLLPEGPSAESPLEPAPLGPDHLAYVIYTSGTTGRPKGALLTHANVLRLFDAAAADMSFGPDDVWSLYHSAAFDVSVWEIWGALLHGGQIAVVPQEDRRTPASFHALVRAEGVTVLSQTPTAFRQFADADAVAGGPQARPLALRYVVFAGEALEPGMLRDWTARHPDGPRLVNMYGITETTVHVTVHTLGPADLAGSRSVIGRPLVDLAVHLLDRRGEPVPPGVPGELCVGGPGLARGYLDRPGLTAERFVPSPLGGGARLYRSGDLARRLPDGALEYLGRIDQQVKVRGHRVEIGEIEAELGAHAGVRHVAVLPREAPDGGTGLVAYLVPDQETGERAPDAERAADAQQVARWRTVFDTAYDQYEQVGGADPTFNIRGWTSSYTGKPIPAEEMRRWVEDTVSLVRRTGPRRILEIGSGTGLLLFRLADACERYTGLDLSETAVAHVRRHLPADWKHVRLLHRAGHEVDDLAAEEFDTVIVNSVAQYLPSAAYLVEVLTKAAAVLAPGGRIVVGDVRHLALLDAFQVSVLRHGPTAGADDAELARRVRLAERQEDELLLDPRFFQALRREIPRLGRVEVLLKPGRDRNEMTRYRYDVVLHLDTAPTLAAQVRTVPWTGGDPRTLLDGAPLVISGIPNARVDADARTAARLAATAPGTDPAEGAAEDPAARAGEHLAALDPQDLRELAADLGLTVELSWAGGDPLGRFDAVFRPAGTDPARTPAPAGDGAHLPWPHWANDPHRGRAARGLVPRLRTHLRERLPEYMIPEAFVTLDTLPLTANGKLDTAALPAPDWSTGSTAVLAPRDDTEQALAEIWSTVLGVARIGLADNFFDLGGHSLLAVQVTAAVREALGRELTVRALFEAPVLGDYAETVRRAPAAETPDASAGPVREAVPADAGFDDLSADDLAALMGGDL, encoded by the coding sequence ATGAGCCAGTCACCCCAGCGCACCGCGCTCTCCTCCGACAAGCGCCGTCTGCTCGCCAAGCTGCTCCAGCAGCAGGGACTCACCCGCACCGCCGACCTGATCGCCCGCCGCCCCGAAGGGGCCCGGCTGCCGCTGTCCTTCGCCCAGCAGCGCCTCTGGTTCGTCGAGCAGTTCACCGGCCCGAGCCCGCTCTACACCATCGCCTGCACCGTGCGGCTGACCGGCCGGCTGGACACCGCCGCCCTCGAAGGGGCCCTGGGCCGGGTGGTGGCCCGGCACGAGGCGCTGCGTACCACCTTCCGCATGGCGGACGGCAGCCCCGAGCAGGTCGTGCACGTCCCGGCCCGGGTCGCACTGCCGCTCACCGACCTGTCCGACCTGGCCGACGACGCCCGCAACACCGCCCTCGCCGAGCTGACCGAACAGGAGAGCCGCCGCCCCTTCGACCTCGTCGCGGGACCGCTGCTGCGCGGCAGCCTGGCCAAGCTCGCCGACGAGGAGCATGTGCTGCTGCTCGCCATCCACCACATCGTGGCGGACGGCTGGTCCCTGGACATTCTGGTGCGCGAACTGGCCCACCACTACCGGACCGGCCAGGCGGAGCCCTCCGCTCTTCCCGAACTCGACATCCAGTACGCCGACTTCGCGCTCTGGCAGCACGAGCGGGTGTCCGGCGACGCGCTGGAGGCCCAACTGGCCCACTGGCGGGAGCGGCTGGCGGGCGCGCCCAGCACCGTGGACCTGCCCACCGACCGGCCGCGCACCGCCCGGCAGAGCTTCGCCGGCGCCAGCTTCCCCTGGCGGCTCGACGGCGACCTCGCCACCCGGCTGACCACGCTGGCCCGCGAGCACGACGCCACCCTGTACATGGCCCTGCTGGCCGGCTTCATGGCCGTGGCGCACCGCTGGAGCGGCCAGGAGGACCTGGTGGTCGGCTCGCCGGTCGCCAACCGCAACCACCCGCAGACCGAGGGCCTGATCGGCTTCTTCGTCAACATGCTGCCGATGCGCGCCGACCTCTCCGGCAACCCGACCTTCCGCGAACTGATGGGCCGGGTACGGGAGTCCGCGCTCGCCGCGTACGCCCACCAGGACGTGCCGTTCGAGCGGATCGTCGAGGAGGTCCGCCCGGACCGGGACGCGGGCGGCCGCACCCCCTTCGCCAATCTGCTCCTGGTCCTGCAGAACACCCCGCAGACCCGGATCGAGCTGCCCGGGCTGCGGATGGACGTGGCCGCCGTGGACACCGGCACCGCCAAGTTCGACCTGCACCTCCAGGTCACCGAGACCCCGCAGGGCCTGACCGGCCTGGCCGACTACAGCACCGAGCTGTACGAGGAGCGCACCGTACGCCGCTTCATCGACCAGTGGCTGCGCCTGCTGGCCGCCGCGGTCGCCGACCCGGACACCCGGCTGGAGGCGCTGCCGCTGCTGAGCGGCGCCGAACGCAGCGCCGAACTGGCGGCCGGCACCGCGGCCCGGCCCGCGACGGAGGCGGGCGCGCGCAGCCTCCCGGCGGCGTTCGCCGAACAGGTCCGGCTGCGGCCCGACGCGGTCGCGGTCGGCTGCGGTGCGCAGCGCCTGACATACGCCGAGCTGGACCGCCGTTCGGACGCGCTGGCCCGGCGGCTGCGCGACCTGGGCGTCGGTCCCGAGAGCCGGGTGGCGATCTGCGTCGAGCCCTCGGTGCGGCTGGTCACCGGGATCCTGGGCATCCTCAAGAGCGGCGGCGCCTACGTCCCGCTCGACCCGCGCCACCCGGCCGAGCGCCTGGCCTTCACCCTCGCCGACTCCGGCGCGGTGGCGCTGGTCGCCGACCCGGAACACGCCGCGCTCGCCGACGGGATCGCCGTCCTCGACGCGGACCCGCTGCTGCCCGAGGGGCCGTCGGCCGAGAGCCCGCTGGAACCGGCCCCGCTGGGCCCGGACCACCTCGCGTACGTGATCTACACCTCCGGCACCACCGGCCGCCCCAAGGGCGCGCTCCTCACCCACGCCAACGTGCTGCGGCTGTTCGACGCGGCCGCTGCGGACATGTCCTTCGGCCCGGACGACGTCTGGTCGCTCTACCACTCGGCCGCCTTCGATGTCTCGGTCTGGGAGATCTGGGGCGCGCTGCTGCACGGCGGTCAGATCGCCGTGGTTCCGCAGGAGGACCGGCGTACCCCGGCTTCCTTCCACGCGCTGGTACGAGCCGAGGGTGTCACGGTGCTCAGCCAGACGCCGACCGCGTTCCGCCAGTTCGCCGATGCCGACGCGGTGGCCGGTGGGCCGCAGGCCCGGCCGCTCGCGCTGCGGTACGTGGTGTTTGCCGGCGAGGCACTGGAGCCGGGCATGCTGCGCGACTGGACCGCCCGACACCCCGACGGTCCGCGGCTGGTGAACATGTACGGCATCACCGAGACCACCGTGCACGTCACCGTGCACACCCTCGGGCCGGCCGACCTGGCCGGTTCCCGCAGTGTGATCGGCCGCCCCCTCGTCGACCTGGCGGTGCACCTGCTGGACCGGCGCGGCGAACCGGTGCCGCCCGGCGTCCCCGGCGAGCTGTGCGTCGGCGGACCGGGCCTGGCCCGCGGCTACCTGGACCGTCCCGGCCTGACCGCCGAACGCTTCGTCCCCTCCCCGCTCGGCGGCGGCGCGCGGCTGTACCGTAGCGGCGACCTCGCTCGGCGACTGCCCGACGGCGCGCTGGAGTACCTGGGCCGCATCGACCAGCAGGTCAAGGTCCGCGGGCACCGGGTCGAGATCGGCGAGATCGAGGCGGAGCTGGGCGCCCACGCGGGCGTCCGGCACGTGGCCGTGCTGCCCCGCGAGGCCCCGGACGGCGGCACCGGGCTGGTCGCCTACCTGGTCCCCGACCAGGAGACCGGAGAGCGGGCGCCGGACGCGGAGCGCGCCGCCGACGCCCAGCAGGTCGCCAGGTGGCGCACCGTCTTCGACACCGCGTACGACCAGTACGAGCAGGTCGGCGGCGCCGACCCCACCTTCAACATCCGCGGCTGGACCAGCAGTTACACCGGGAAGCCGATCCCGGCCGAGGAGATGCGGCGCTGGGTCGAGGACACCGTCTCCCTGGTCCGCCGCACCGGCCCGCGCAGGATCCTGGAGATCGGCAGTGGAACCGGCCTGCTCCTCTTCCGGCTGGCCGACGCGTGCGAGCGCTACACCGGCCTGGACCTGTCGGAGACCGCCGTCGCCCACGTGCGCCGCCACCTCCCGGCCGACTGGAAGCACGTACGGCTGCTGCACCGGGCCGGGCACGAGGTGGACGACCTGGCGGCCGAGGAGTTCGACACCGTGATCGTCAACTCGGTGGCGCAGTACCTGCCGAGCGCCGCCTACCTGGTCGAGGTGCTCACCAAGGCTGCCGCCGTGCTCGCCCCGGGCGGCCGGATCGTGGTCGGCGACGTACGCCACCTGGCTCTCCTCGACGCCTTCCAGGTCTCGGTACTCCGGCACGGCCCGACCGCGGGGGCCGACGACGCCGAACTGGCCCGCCGAGTCCGCCTCGCCGAACGGCAGGAGGACGAACTGCTGCTGGACCCGCGCTTCTTCCAGGCGCTGCGCCGCGAGATCCCCCGGCTCGGCCGCGTAGAGGTGCTGCTCAAGCCCGGCCGGGACCGCAACGAGATGACCCGGTACCGCTACGACGTGGTGCTCCACCTGGACACCGCGCCCACCCTCGCCGCGCAGGTGCGCACCGTGCCGTGGACCGGCGGTGACCCGCGGACCCTGCTGGACGGCGCCCCGCTGGTGATCTCCGGCATCCCCAACGCCCGGGTGGACGCCGACGCCCGCACCGCCGCCCGGCTCGCCGCCACGGCCCCGGGCACGGACCCGGCGGAAGGCGCCGCCGAAGATCCGGCCGCCCGAGCCGGCGAGCACCTCGCCGCCCTCGACCCGCAGGACCTGCGGGAACTGGCCGCCGACCTCGGTCTGACCGTCGAACTGAGCTGGGCGGGCGGCGACCCGCTCGGGCGCTTCGACGCGGTCTTCCGCCCGGCCGGAACCGACCCGGCGCGGACTCCGGCGCCCGCCGGAGACGGCGCGCACCTGCCCTGGCCGCACTGGGCCAACGACCCGCACCGCGGCCGCGCCGCCCGGGGCCTGGTGCCCCGGCTCCGCACCCACCTGCGGGAGCGGCTGCCCGAGTACATGATCCCGGAGGCCTTCGTCACGCTGGACACGCTCCCGCTGACCGCCAACGGCAAGCTCGACACGGCCGCACTGCCCGCACCGGACTGGTCCACCGGCTCCACCGCTGTGCTCGCCCCGCGGGACGACACCGAGCAGGCCCTCGCCGAGATCTGGAGCACCGTCCTGGGCGTGGCGCGGATCGGCCTGGCCGACAACTTCTTCGACCTGGGCGGCCACTCCCTGCTCGCCGTCCAGGTGACCGCCGCCGTGCGCGAAGCGCTGGGCCGCGAGCTGACGGTGCGGGCGCTGTTCGAGGCGCCGGTCCTGGGCGACTACGCCGAAACGGTGCGCCGCGCCCCGGCCGCCGAGACACCCGACGCGTCGGCCGGACCGGTGCGCGAGGCCGTACCGGCCGACGCCGGGTTCGACGACCTGTCCGCCGACGACCTGGCCGCGCTGATGGGAGGGGACCTGTGA